In Bacteroidota bacterium, the sequence GGAAGAAAAACCGCTAATGTTGTCGCTTCTGTTGTTTACCACAAACCCACCATGGCAGTTGATACGCATGTGTTCAGGGTTTCTGCAAGAATAGGATTAACGGTGAACGCAAAAAATCCTTTTCAAACCGAAATGCAATTGGTGAAATACATTCCAGAGAATAAAGTTGCCATAGCGCATCACTGGCTGATTCTGCACGGAAGGTATGTGTGTGTGGCAAGAAATCCTAAGTGCGCTGAGTGCGGAATAAAAGAGTTTTGCAAATTTTATGGGAACAAAAAATCTTTCAACAACTGACCCTTATACCTTATGCCTTATACCTTTTTTAATTAGGTTTGCCCCGAAGGGACTCCTTCGGAGCCTCCCTAAATGCTAAAGCTATTTAAGAACATGGTTAAGAACACGCATTCCACACGATTAAAAGAAGGAGACAAAGCCCCTGATTTTTCATTTGTGAATTCTGATGGCGCAACCGTTTCGCTGAAAGATCTGAAAGGGAAAAAAGTAATTCTTTATTTCTATCCGAAAGACGATACTCCCGGCTGTACGGCTGAATCATGCAACCTTCGCGATAATTATTCTTCGCTGAAAAGAAAAGGATACGAAGTGATTGGAGTAAGCAAAGACGATGAAAAGTCTCACGGCAAGTTCATTAAGAAATTTAAACTTCCCTTTGCTTTGATCCCTGATACCGGCAAGGAAATCATTAAGGACTACGATG encodes:
- the bcp gene encoding thioredoxin-dependent thiol peroxidase, producing MVKNTHSTRLKEGDKAPDFSFVNSDGATVSLKDLKGKKVILYFYPKDDTPGCTAESCNLRDNYSSLKRKGYEVIGVSKDDEKSHGKFIKKFKLPFALIPDTGKEIIKDYDVWGKKTFMGKTFDGIIRTTFVIDEKGKIEKIIRKVDTKNHTEQISETNSVTQ